The Bradyrhizobium barranii subsp. barranii genome segment GGCGGACCTAGTCACCGCCTCCACCACCATCGCCGCCACCTCCGCAATCCCCGCCACTGCTACCGCTATCGCTGCTGGAACAGCTGTCGCTCGAGCTCCCGGAGCTGTCGCTGGAAAACCAGCTCCCCAGCGAGAAGCCGTCGCTGGCCCCTGAATAGCCGTCGCCGCTACTCCCTCCGTCACTGCCGGCACCCGCGCGCGAGCGCCGTCCGCGGTTATGGAGATGGGCGAACCAGCCATAGCCAATCGCAAAAATGACCCCGGCAGCGATCAAAGTATTCATCATCGCGTTGCCCATTGTCGCCCCCTTCGCGGACCTGCGCTCCATTAATTGGTCGCCCTCGGCGAAGGCGCCGTTCATTGATCATTCAAACGAAGTATGGAACTTTACCCCCAAAGAGTTCCCACCTGTTCGTGCGAAAGGTCACGCCAATGAAGAAGTTCTTACTGACGGTCGCCGCCGTCGCCACCCTGGCCCTCACGGCCGGGACACCGGCCCACGCTCAACGTGGTGTCGCCGCCGGCGTGGCCGCCGGGATCATCGGTGGCGCAATTGTCGGTGGCGCGCTGGCTTCTCCGTATTATTACGGACCCGGCCCGGGCTATTCCTATGGCCCCGGCTATTACCCGCCCCGCTACTACGCGCCGGGTCCCGGCTATGTCGCCGACGACTATTACGGTGACGGCTGCGTCTGGCAGCGGCAGCGCTTCTGGGATGGCTACGCCTGGCGCACCCGCCGCGTCAGAGTCTGTGGCTGAGGCGCGCTGAACAGGTTCGCTACGGACGCGCGCCGTTCATCTCCGGGCCTGAAAAAGACCGCTTTTTCTCGTCACAGCTCCGTGCGCGTTTACCGTGGATTGACCAATTGCGCGCTTCCTAGCTGCACGGTCGATTTCATCAGAGTGTGCGTGAACCTTTGAAACCCGGGCGCTCCTAACAAGGGACGTCCATCTCCCAGGAGAGCCAAGAGCATGAAGAAGACTTTTGTTGCCGCCCTCACGGTTGCGACGATCGCCGGTTCGCTGGTGACCGCCACTCCGTCCGCGAAGGCCCATGACGGCGTCGGCGCCGGCATCGCAGCCGGCCTGATCGGTGGCGCCATCGTCGGCGGCGCCATCGCGTCGAGCCGTCCCGCCTATGGCGGACCGGTCTACATTGCCGAGCCCCCGCCGCCCGCGCCCTGCTACTGGCAGCGCCAGCGCTATTGGGACGGTTACGGCTGGGTCGTCCGCCCGGTTCGCGTTTGCTACTGATCTGATCGCAAGATCCGATCGCATGGCGCATCCGCGCCGCGATCGAAGCCCGGCCGAGCACCTCGGCCGGGCTTTTTTCTTTGGTGAAGAGTTGAGCCCGTTACCGCGCCGCCTGGATCGAGCGCAGCACCTCTTCGCTCGGCCAGCAATCGACCTTAATGCCTGCCGACTTCTGGTAGGCGCCGAGCGCCGCGCGCGTCTGCATCCCGGCCTTGCCGTCGATCTTGTCCTTGTAGAGCCCGACGCGCGTGAGCCCGCGCTGCATGGTCTCGACGTCCTTGGTGCGCAACTGCTTGGAGGCCGCCCATTGTGTCGCGAATGGCAGCGGGCTCGTCATGCGGTCGCCGAGATGGCCAACGAACAGCACGTAGAGGTCCGAGAAATTGTACTCCTTGATGACGAAGTAGTTCTTCGTCGTCAGGAACGACGGGCCGTAAATGCCTTCCGGCTGCAGCAGCGAGGCCGGCTGCGCCTGCTCGGCAGCGCTCAGCTTCTCGCCACGCACCGGCACAAAACCTTCGCGCAGCCACTGGCCGATCGGCTTCGTCACCTCGGGCACGCCGCTGGTGCAATCGACCTTGGCCGGCGCCTGCACCTCGTAAGCCCAGCGCACGCCGCTCTGCCAGCCCTTGTTGACGAGCTGTTGCGCGGCCGAGGCCAGTGCATCCGGCACCGAACGCCAGATGTCGATGCGGCCGTCGCCGTCGAAGTCGACACCGTGCTTGTAATATTCGGACGGCAGGAATTGCGTGAGCCCGGTGGCACCCGCCCAGGACGAGCGCATGTCCTTGCGCGTCACCACGCCCTCGCCGAGGATCTTCAGCGAGAGGATGAACTCGTTGCGATAGGTGTCCTTGCGGCGCCCGACATAGGCCTGCGTCGCCAGCACGCGCACGAGATCGTAAGGCAGCGTGTAGCGGCCGTAATCGGTCTCGCGGCCCCAGATCGCGAGCATGATGGTGGCCGGCACGCCGGATTTCTTCTCGATCTCGCTCAGCGCCGGGCGATATTTTTGCAGCAGCCGCTGCCCCTCGCCCGCAAGCCGCGCGATCGAGGCTTCCTTGACGTAGTCGGCAGGCACTTGAACGAACTCGGCCTGCGACGGCGCACCGGTGGCCGGCCGCCCGGGCAGGATCAGGTCGGGCAGCTTGTAATCAGGCTCGAGCCCGCGCGTCTGCTCATCGAATGTCGCGCGCGACACGCCGGCGGCCTGCGCCTCCGGCCAGAGCGAGGCGATGAACTGCGTGAAGGCGGCGTCGGCAGCGCGGGCGGGCGACAGGCCGCAGATGATAGCGATCACCGCAGCTATGAGCGCCCGCCGCATCATGCCCTCATCACCGCGTCAGCTTCTTGTACTTCACGCGGTGCGGAATGATGCTGTCCTGGCCGAGGCGGCGCATCTTGTCCTTCTCGTAGTCCTGGAAGTTGCCTTCGAACCATTCGACGTGGCTCTCGCCTTCGAAGGCCAGGATGTGGGTCGCGATGCGGTCGAGGAACCAGCGGTCATGGCTGATGATGACGGCGCAGCCGGCGAAATCTTCCAGCGCCTCTTCGAGCGCGCGCAGCGTGTCGACGTCGAGATCGTTGGTCGGTTCGTCGAGCAGCAGCACGTTGGCGCCGGACTTCAGCATTTTTGCAAGATGCACACGGTTGCGCTCACCGCCGGAGAGCGCACCGACCTTCTTCTGCTGGTCGGCACCCTTGAAGTTGAACGACGAGCAATAGCCGCGCGAGTTCACTTCCTTCTTGCCGAGCAGGATCAGCTCGTTGCCGCCGGAGATCTCCTCCCACACGTTCTTGTTGCCGTCGAGCGCGTCGCGCGACTGGTCGACATAGCCGAGATGCACGGTCTCGCCGACCGTGATGGTGCCCTTATCCGGCGTTTCCTGCTTGGTGATCATCTTGAACAGCGTGGTCTTGCCGGCGCCGTTGGCGCCGATCACGCCGACGATGCCGCCTGGCGGCAGCTTGAAGGTAAGATCGTCGATCAGCAGGCGATCGCCATAGCCTTTGCTGAGCGTTTCGAAATCGACCACGTTGGCGCCGAGCCGCTCGGCGACGGGGATGATGATCTGCGCGGTCTGGGTCTGCTTCTCGCTCGCCTGCTTGAGCAGGTCCTCGTAGCGCTGGTAGCGCGCCTTGGATTTGGCCTGGCGCGCCTTCGGCGAGGACGCGACCCATTCCTGCTCGCGCGCGATCGTCTTCTGATGCGCAGCGTCTTCACGGCCTTCCTGCTCGAGCCGCTTCTGCTTCTGCACCAGCCAGGACGAGTAGTTGCCCTCGTAGGGAATGCCCTTGCCGCGGTCGAGCTCGAGAATCCAGCTCGTGACGTTGTCGAGGAAGTAGCGGTCGTGGGTGACGATCAGGATCGCGCCGGGATAGTTGCGCAGATGACCTTCCAGCCACGACACCGACTCGGCGTCGAGGTGGTTGGTCGGTTCGTCGAGCAGCAACAATTCCGGCTGGTCGAGCAGCAGTTTGCACAACGCGACGCGGCGACGCTCACCGCCCGAGAGTTTTGTCACATCGGCATCGTCGGGCGGACAGCGCAGTGCGTCCATCGCCTGGTCGACCTTGCTGTCGAGATCCCAGAGGCCCTGGGCCTCGATCTCGTCCTGCAGCTTGGTCATCTCGTCGGCGGTTTCTTCCGAATAGTTCATCGCCAGCTCGTTGTAGCGATCGAGGATGGCCTTCTGCTTGGCGACACCCAGCATGACGTTCTCGCGCGCGGAGAGCGCCGGATCGAGATGCGGTTCCTGCTCGAGATAGCCGACGCGGGCGCCCTGGGCGACCCAGGCCTCGCCGTTATACTCCTTGTCGAGGCCGGCCATGATCTTGAGCAGCGTCGACTTGCCCGAGCCGTTGACGCCGAGCACGCCGATCTTGGCGTCCGGGTAGAACGACAGATGAATGTTATCGAGCACCTTCCGGGTCGGGTAGCTCTTGGTCAGGCCCTGCATGAAATAGATGAACTGGCGCGCCATCGGTCCCGTGAAACCTTCGATTTGAGGAAATTTGCTTGCCGCCGATGTAACGATCCCGCCCCCAAAGGGCAATGTTTTCCCTCCGTTCACCACGGATCAATACGGAATGGACACCATCCGGCCGCCGATCCGGACAATTGAAACCATTTTTTAATAAAGTGGGCCAAAGCTCGTCATGGCGCCGAAAAAGACGCCACCCGCGGCAGAAGCGACGGGGAGAACAGCGAGGCCACATCATGGCTCTGATCGAGACCAATTCCATAGCCGTTCCGGCACGAGCCGGTAGCGCTTCCGGACTCGTCACGGAGATCAAGGGCTTCTGGAAGCGCTTCTTCGCCACCGCTTTCAACCCCTACCGCCCCGAGCTGCACTACATGCGTGGTCCCGGCCCCGCCTGGCGCGCCAAGCACGGCATGGATACGCCGTTCCGCCTCAAGCCCCGCGACCTCTGAACCCTTCTCCCCTATCGGATCTCCTATCGGATTTTTGAACACGTCAGCTGCTTGCGCGAAGGCGTGATTGCGCGCAACCATGGCCAGGTTCCGACGATGGCGCTCCCCGCCTGGCGCCGTCACCTCTCGCCATGGATGAAAGCTGATGACGCGGCTGCGCTGTGCAATTCTCGACGACTATTTCAACCTCGCCCTCGACGTCGCCGACTGGCAAAAACTGTCCGATCGCGTCGACGTCAGCGTATTCAGCCATCCCTTTGCCTCGGAGCAGGCCGCGGCGAGCGCGCTGGCCGATTTCGAGATCATCTGCGCGATGCGCGAGCGCACGGCGTTCCCCAAGAGCCTGTTCGCGTCGCTGCCGAAGCTGAAGCTGCTTTTGACCTCCGGCATGCGCAACGCCTCGATCGACATGGAGGCTGCGAAGGCGCAAGGCGTTGCCATCGGCGGCACGCAATACTCCCGCGATCCGACCGCGCCGCTGACCATGGGCCTGATCCTCGAACTGACCCGCGGCATCGGCCGCGAAAATGCACGCATGCATGCGGGCGAGCCCTGGCAGAGCTTTGCCGGTGTCGAGATCGAGGGACTGACGCTCGGCGTCGTCGGGCTCGGCAAGCTCGGCAGCAAGATGGCGGGTATTGCGAAAGCGTTCGGCATGAACGTGATCGCCTGGAGCCCGAACCTCACGCCGGAGAAGTGCGCGGCGGCCGGCGTCGGCTACGCCACCAAGGAGGAGCTGTTCGCCAAGGCCGATATCGTCACCATCCATGTGGTGCTGAGCGATCGTTCGCGCGGACTGGTCGGAGCTGCCGATCTCGCGCGGATGAAGCCGACGGCCTTCCTCGTCAACACCGCGCGCGGTCCGATCGTGGACGAGCAGGCGCTGCTGGAAGCCTTGCAGCAGCGGAAGATCGCGGGCGCCGGCATCGACGTATTCTCGGTCGAGCCGCTGCCGGTCGACCATCCCTTCCGCAAGCTCGACAATCTCGTGCTGACGCCGCATCTCGGCTACGCCACCGAGGACGGCTTGCGCATCCATTACGGGCAGATGGTCGAGGCGATCGACGCCTTCACCGGGGGTCGCGAGCTGCCGCGCAAGCTGGCCTGAAACGAAAAGGGCGTGCCGACGGCACGCCCTTCGCGATTTGAGCTGTTTCGAAGCGCTTAGCGCACGGTGACCGGCGCGGGCAACGGCGGCACCACGGTCGGCTGGGTGCCCGGGACGGGGCCAGCCTGGGCAGCCATCGGAGCCGGACCGGCAGCGCCCGACGTCGGCGCAGCGGAGGCGGTCGCCGTTCCCGGCGGCGGGCCACCCGGCATCACAACCACGCGGGTGCCGACCTTGACGCGGTCGAACAGGTCGGAGACGTCCTCGTTCAGCATGCCGATGCAGCCCGACGACACGAACTTGCCGATCGTCGAAGGCTGGTTGGTGCCGTGGATGCGGTAGACGGTCGAGCCGAGATACATCGCGCGTGCGCCGAGCGGATTGCCGGGGCCGCCGGCCATGAAGCGCGGCAGATAGGGCTGGCGCTCGATCATCTCGGTCGGCGGATGCCAATCCGGCCACTCGGCCTTGCGGGTGATCTTCTGCACGCCGGTCCAGGTGAAGCCATCGCGGCCGACGCGGACGCCGTAGCGGATCGCACGGCCGCCTCCGAGCACGTAGTAGAGGTAGGTGTTCGGGGTATCGACGATGAGCGTTCCAGCCGGCTCCTTGGTCGCCAGCGAGACTTCCTGGCGGCGCAGGTTCGGCGACAACTGCGCGGGAGCAGCGTCGGGCTGCTCCTCGGGCGGCAGCGAAGCGATTGCCATCGGCCGGCCATCGTTGCCCACGGGCGGCTGGCCGGACTGAACCGTTCCGGTCGCGGCGGGACTACCGACGGCCTCCGGCGGACGCAGGCCGTCCCTGCCGGGTGCCTGACCCGGGCGATCGGCATAGATCACCGCGGGCGGGCCGGCGGGGCGGCCGTAGCGGGGATCGTCGGGCGACATCACGGGACCCTGCGGCGGCGCCGCCGAATAGACCGGCGGAGCGCCAGCCGGACGGCCATAGCGCGGATCATCGGGCGACATCACCGGCCCCTGCGGCGGGGTGGCGGAATAGACCGGCGGAGGGCCAGCCGGGCGGCCGTAGCGCGGATCGTCGGCCGGACCGGGCGGCGGCAGCGACGCCTGCGGCATCGCGTCGTCTTCGTCGTCCAGCGAGTCGAAATTCGGCGTGCGGTCGCCGGGGCGATATTCGGCCGGAGCGCCATAGCTCGGCGCCTGCTGGACCGGATAGCTCTGAGCCTGTGCGAGCGAGGTTCCCGCCGCAGCGACTGTTGCGGCAGCGCATATCGTCAGAAAATGTTTGATCATCATCGCTCTTGTATAGTCCCCGAGCCCATCCGGACCGTTAACGGCCAGATGACCGAAGATAGCGGCACATTCAAGACATTACAGGCTGATTTGTGCCTGAGTTAGCGATTTGTGATGCAGGCACACACAGTTGCCTCGTTGCATCACGGGGCGGAAATCGCATCGGGCCGTAGATTGCCGGAGTCTCCGGCCCCGAATTTAAGGGAACGGCGCGGAGGCGTTGCGATATGTTCGAATCAGCCTGATTCGCCTCCGCTCTGAGCTTCTGTCCCGGCGTGGCGAACGGCAATCAGTACCGTCACCGCGTTCAGATGGCTCTTGGGTCCCGGCCGCCACCCGCCGGGGCGGAAATTCGTAACCCGTCCGATGCTTCCCGGCTTTCGCTTCCTGTTTGCCGCGATCGTGCTGTCAACCTCCATCCTGGTGTTCGGCCTAGGTGCCGCCGCGCTGCTGCGGGCCACCCACGAGCAGTATGTCAGCAACCCCTCCTGGCGGAACGGCCCGCAGGAGAAGGTGTTTGCGCAGGCTTCCGAGCCGGCCCAGCCGGTGCTGGCGGCCCTCCGCGCCGAGCCGGAGCCGGCCGCCGAGCCCACGCCATCGCTGCGCGACCGAGTGCCGACCATCGGCTTGCCGGCGAACGAGCCCGAACAGGTGGCCGCCCTGACGACCGAGCCCGACGTGCCGCCGCAGGTCACCGAGGCCGCGCCTCCGGTCGCCGAACCGGTGCAGGCCGAGGCCACGACGGAAGCCATCGCGCCGGCTCCTGCCGACACACTCACCCCGGCCGACACAACGGCATCGATCCCCGAGGCCACGCCTGCCGTGACGGCCAGCGAACCGGCGCCGGCCGATCCCGGTGCGGCCCTCGCCTCCCCGGTGCCCGACATTGCCCCGGCCAAGGTGGCCGCGCTGAACGATCCGGCGGCACCGGCCTTGAAGGATGCGCCGGCGAAGGCCAAGGGAGACGCGAAGGCGGACAGCAGCGCCCCGGACAGCAAGGCGGCCAAGCGCCAGGCAAAGGCGAAGAAGCGGCACCGCATGGTGCAGCGTCCTCCGCCCCAGCAGTTGCGGCAGAGCTATGATCTGTTCGGCCAGCAGCAGATGCTGGCGACAACGGCCACGCGCACGCGTCAGTAAGGCTACGCCGGCCCGGTCGCGACCGGCGGGCCGCCGGTCTGGCCCCACTCCGACCACGAGCCGTCATAGAGCGCGGTGTCGGTGATGCCGAGGCGATAGAGTGCGAGCGTCAACACGCCGGCGGACACGCCCGAACCGCAGCTCGTCACGATCGGCGCATCGAGCTTGACGCCGGCGTTCGCGAAGGCGGCGCGGAGATCGTCGAGCGGCTTCATGGTGCCGGTCGCGGCATCGAACAGCTGATTGTAGGGCACGTTGCGGGCGCCGGGGATGTGGCCGGAGCGGATGCCCGCGCGCGGCTCGGGCGCGCGGCCCTCGAAGCGGTCGGCGGCGCGTGCGTCGATTACCTGCTCCTTGCTGCTTTCGACGTTGGCGATCAGCTGCTGCATGCTGCGCACGCGCTTTGAATCGTAGCTCGCCCTAAACGTCGCGGGCTTAGGCTTCACCTCGCCGCTCTCGACCGGACGCCCCTCGGCGCGCCACTTCTTCAGCCCGCCATTGAGGATGCGCACATTGCTGTGGCCGAAAGCTAGGAACATCCACCATGCGCGGGGAGCAGCAACCCAGCCGCCGGCATCGTAGAGGACGACGGTGTCGACATTGGAGATGCCGAGTTGGCCTGCGTCACGGCCGAACTGCTCGGCGCTCGGATACATGTGCGGCAGCGGGTTGGAATGATCCGACACCGCATCGACGTCGAAGAACACGGCGCCCGGCAGATGCGCGGCGAGATAATCGTCCTTCGGCAGCGGCAGCACGCCCGGCAGCTTGAAGCTGGCGTCGAGGATCTTGACGTTGGCGTCGCCAATGTGGGCGGCGAGCCATTCGGTGGAGACGAGGGGGTCGGTGGCGGTCATGCGAGGTCTTTCTTGTCATTCCGAAGTTGAAGCAATGCGCATCAAACTCCGCTGTCATCGCCCGGCTTGATGTTTAGTCCGGAGACATGGCTGACACCTGTTCGGACACATCACTGACAGGTTGGCCATTGGTCAAGTCGATCGATGCGACCTGCCAGCTGGCGAAGAAGATTCCGTAGTGGCCGTCACGAACCAGTGGCCGGATGGCAAGGCGTTCGCGGGCGAAGGCCTGGGGAACTTTCCAGAAGCGTCCCTTGAAGGAGATGTAGGGTCTTGTCGATGAGACCCTGCGCACGATCTCGCCGCTGTCGTATTCGACGTTCGGAACGCGGGCCGGCATGGGGCGAGCACTTGGCCGGAAGCGATCGGCAGGGACCTGCATATCGAGGCCTTGGTGAGGCCGCTCCAGATTGTAGACCGGCCGCCAGGCGTCGAAGGCGCGCTGGACTTCCGGGAGAGTTCGGAAGCGGCGCATTGCAAACACCTCGGCCTTCAGGGTGCGATGGAAGCGCTCGTTCTTGCCGCGGGCCTGTGGGTGGCATGGCCTGGCGTGCACCACCCTGACGCCAAGCTTGAGCAGCCACACCTTCAGTCCGGTCCAACGAATGCCGGACGTATCGCCCCAGGGTGAGCCATTGTCGGTGTAGAAGGCCTCTGGCAGGCCATAGCAGCGGAACGTCGTCGACAGGTGATTCTGCACGGTGAGACGCTGCTCGTCGGCACATGCCTTCAGGCACAGCACGTAGCGCGAGTGATCGTCGACGATGGTCAGCGGATGGCATCGTGTCCCGTCGGCCAGCGGCAGGTGGCCCTTGAAGTCCATCTGCCACAGCAGATTGGGAGCTTCCTTCTCGAACCGGTGGCCCGGATTGGGCGGCGCATTCTCACTCGGTTTGACCCGGCCGTTCCGACACAGGATCTGGTGCACCGTTGATGGCACAGGCACCGTCTGCCCGCCCCGCTTCAGGCAATGGGCAATCTTCCGTGCTCCCCAAGCCGGATGCTTGTCGCGTACAGCCAGGACTTCTACTTCGACCGCAGCCTCACTCCGCTTGGGCATCGCATGCGGGCGCCGGGAGCGGTCGGCCAGCTCCCGATCGCCGGCCTGCCAGCGCGCCAGCCACTTGTAGCCGACGTCAGGACTGACGTTGAACCGACGGCACAGTTCGCGCCGGTTGGCGCCCTCCTGCAAAGCCAGCCGCACAAACTCGTGACGCTGATCCATCACTGACACCTCGCTCCAAGGCATGGACGGCCTCCCGAATCGGACCAATCCAGCCAATGTTGATGTGTCAGCTATGTCTCCGAACACCCGTCAGTGATCTGTCCGGGCTAAACACTTGACCGGGCGATCCAGTATTCCAGAGGCGCTTGTGATTGAGTCGAGAAGCTGCGGCGTACTGGATTCCCCGCTTTCGCGGGGAATGACAGCGGAGATTGGTGCGACAGCGCAGCACTTCTCACCCCTTCTTCTTCGGCTCCCACTGCTCCACCGGACCGCCGGCATCGCGCCAGGCGGCATAGCCGCCGGCGATGTGGGCGACGGGCTTCAAGCCCATGTCCTTGGCGGTCTTCGCCGCGAGCGCGGAGCGCATGCCGCCGGCGCAATGGAAGACGAATTTCTTGTCTTCCTGGAAGATCGGTTTTGCGTAGGGGCTCTGCGGATCGATCCAGAATTCGAGCATGCCGCGGGTGCAGGCGAACGCGCCGGGGATGCGGCCGTCGCGCTCGATCTCGCGGGGGTCGCGGATGTCGACGATGACGACGTCACCGTTCTTGGAGATCTCGATGGCCTCCTTGGCGTTGAGCGTCTCGATCTCGGCATTGGCCTCGTCGATCAGCGCCTTGATGCCGCGGGTGATGGTCTGGGGCATGTGGTTCTCCCTCTTGTCGGCCTCTGCGCGGCCGTCCGGACTGACGGCGCGTGCAGCTAGTGCGTCAATTCCTTCATCGCACCCTCAAGCCCCTCGATCGTGATCGGGTACATGCGGTTGGCAAAGATGCGTTTGATGATGGTGGTCGATTCCGAATAGTCCCAGTGCTTCTGCTGCACCGGATTGAGCCACACCGTATGCGGATAGGTGCGGATGATGCGATCGAGCCAGACCGAGCCCGGCTCCTCGTTGACGTGCTCGACCGAGCCGCCCGGCACCATGATCTCGTAAGGCGACATCGAGGCGTCGCCGACGAACACGACCTTGTAGTCGTGCGGGTATTTGTGCAGCACGTCCCAGGTCGGCGTGCGGTCGGTGAAGCGGCGCTTGTTCTGCTTCCACACGCCCTCATAGAGGCAGTTGTGGAAGTAGAAATACTCCATGTGCTTGAACTCGCTCTTCGCCGCCGAGAACAGCTCCTCGACCTGCTCGATATGCGAGTCCATGGAGCCACCGATGTCGAAGAACACCAGGAGCTTCACCGCATTGCGCCGCTCGGGGCGCATGTGGACGTCGAGATAGCCGTGATTGGCGGTCTCGCGGATGGTGGTGTCGAGATCGAGCTCGTCGGGCGCGCCGGTGCGCGCAAACTTGCGCAGGCGGCGCAGCGCCACCTTGATGTTGCGGATGCCGAGCTCGACATTGCCGTCGAGGTCTTTGAACTCGCGCTTGTCCCACACCTTCACGGCGCGGTTGTTGCGGTTCTTCTCCTGGCCGATGCGAACGCCTTCGGGATTGTAGCCGTGGGCGCCGAACGGCGAGGTACCGGCAGTGCCAATCCACTTCGAGCCGCCCTGGTGCCGGCCCTTCTGCTCCTCGAGGCGCTTCTTCAGCGTCTCCATGAGCTTGTCCCAGCCCATGGCCTCGATCTGCTTTTTCTCCTCCTCGCTGAGGTATTTCTCGGCAAGCTTCTTCAGCCACTCCTCGGGGATCTCCGCCTTCTCCATGGCGTCGAGCAGGCTTTCGAGCCCCTTGAACACCGTGCCGAAGACGCGGTCGAACTTGTCGAGGTTGCGCTCGTCCTTCACCAGCGAGGTGCGCGACAGATAGTAGAAATTCTCGACCGAATAGTCCGACAGATCAGCGTCGAGCGCCTCCATCAGCGTGAGGTATTCGCGCAGCGTCACGGGGACCTGCGCATCGCGCAGAGAAGTGAAGAATTGCAGGAACATGGGTGACAGATTGCCCGTCGGGGGGCGAACGTCAAGGGGCCGAGCCCGCCGCGGGACGCTGGACCGGTCGGCTTTTTGCTCTAGAATTGACCGTCTCACGGGGGTGTTTTGGGGACGTTTGCAATGGGAATTCTCGCAGCGCTCATCATTGGCGCGATCGCCGGCTGGCTTGCCGGCAAGATTGTCCATGGGGCGGGATTTGGGCTGATCGGCAACATGGTCGTCGGCATCATCGGCGCGCTGGTGGCGAGCTGGGTGCTGCCGCAACTGCATATTGCGCTGGCCACCGGCACGATCGGCGCCATCGTGGACGCCACCATCGGCGCGGTGATTGTGCTCGTCATCCTTTCGCTGATAAAACGGGTCTGAAAGCCTGACCGAACCAGGAACGGCCGCCATGAGCGGCCGTTCCCATGTCGCGACCGGGGCAATGAAATTGGCAACGCCCGGGACGACGACCAACAAGGACGCGCGATGAAATTTACCGGCACCAAGGACTATGTTGCGACCGACGATCTCAAGGTCGCCGTCAATGCCTCGATCGTGCTGGAGCGCCCGCTGCTCATCAAGGGCGAGCCCGGCACCGGCAAGACCGTGCTGGCGGAGGAAGTGGCGAAGGCGCTGAACGCGCCGCTTTTGACCTGGCACATCAAGTCCACCACCAAGGCGCAGCAGGGCCTCTACGAATACGACGCGGTGTCGCGCCTGCGCGACAGCCAGCTCGGCGATGCCCGCGTCTCCGACATCAGGAACTACATCAAGCGCGGCAAGCTGTGGGACGCCTTCACCGCCGAGCAGCGCCCGGTGCTGCTGATCGACGAGATCGACAAGGCCGACATCGAATTCCCGAACGACCTGCTCCTCGAGCTCGACCGCATGGAATTCCATGTCTACGAGACCGGCGAGACGATCAAGGCCAAGCAGCGCCCGATCATGATGATCACCTCCAACAACGAGAAGGAGCTGCCGGACGCCTTCCTGCGCCGCTGCTTCTTCCACTACATCAAGTTCCCCGACGCCGACACGATGGGACGCATCGTCGACGTCCACTTCCCCGGCATCAAGAAGCGCCTGGTCGAGGAAGCGCTGCGCATCTTCTTCGAAGTGCGCGAGGTGCCCGGTCTGAAGAAAAAGCCCTCAACCTCCGAGCTGCTCGACTGGCTCAAGCTGCTGCTCAACGAGGACATGAGCGTCGAGCAACTGCGCGAACGCGACCCGCGCAAGCTGATCCCGCCGCTGCACGGCGCGCTGCTCAAGAACGAGCAGGACGTGCACCTGTTCGAGCGGCTGGCGTTCTTGAGCCGGAGAGAGGTTTGATCTGCCAGCGCGCAGAAACAACCTGACCGCAATTCCTACCGCTACTCTGGGCCGCGCTTCCCAGCGTCATCTCGGATTCGGATGACCGTCAAGGCGGAGCTGATAAACGAAATAGGTTGGGGTACAGAACCCGATCTTTCGGCTTCTCAAGTTATTCAACGCCGGAGCACTGACGTTGAACCTAGCACTCGTGACAAAATCCGGCATCTGCTGGCAAATATAGTCCTCGCGGCAAAACCGCGACGGCGAGCATGTGTTCAGGAGGCCGCGGCCGACGCCAGCGGCGAAAATGCCGCTGTCGAAATATCCCTTGGCCATCTGCTCAAAGCCCTTGCCTCCGACGATCGCGCAGATTTCCTCGGGCACGCTGCCCGGCCGGATCACCGCCAGCGACGCCTCCTCGGGCTTGCAGGGACGCGTGACGCGGCCCAG includes the following:
- a CDS encoding rhodanese-like domain-containing protein translates to MPQTITRGIKALIDEANAEIETLNAKEAIEISKNGDVVIVDIRDPREIERDGRIPGAFACTRGMLEFWIDPQSPYAKPIFQEDKKFVFHCAGGMRSALAAKTAKDMGLKPVAHIAGGYAAWRDAGGPVEQWEPKKKG
- a CDS encoding AAA family ATPase; this encodes MKFTGTKDYVATDDLKVAVNASIVLERPLLIKGEPGTGKTVLAEEVAKALNAPLLTWHIKSTTKAQQGLYEYDAVSRLRDSQLGDARVSDIRNYIKRGKLWDAFTAEQRPVLLIDEIDKADIEFPNDLLLELDRMEFHVYETGETIKAKQRPIMMITSNNEKELPDAFLRRCFFHYIKFPDADTMGRIVDVHFPGIKKRLVEEALRIFFEVREVPGLKKKPSTSELLDWLKLLLNEDMSVEQLRERDPRKLIPPLHGALLKNEQDVHLFERLAFLSRREV
- a CDS encoding IS481 family transposase, producing the protein MPWSEVSVMDQRHEFVRLALQEGANRRELCRRFNVSPDVGYKWLARWQAGDRELADRSRRPHAMPKRSEAAVEVEVLAVRDKHPAWGARKIAHCLKRGGQTVPVPSTVHQILCRNGRVKPSENAPPNPGHRFEKEAPNLLWQMDFKGHLPLADGTRCHPLTIVDDHSRYVLCLKACADEQRLTVQNHLSTTFRCYGLPEAFYTDNGSPWGDTSGIRWTGLKVWLLKLGVRVVHARPCHPQARGKNERFHRTLKAEVFAMRRFRTLPEVQRAFDAWRPVYNLERPHQGLDMQVPADRFRPSARPMPARVPNVEYDSGEIVRRVSSTRPYISFKGRFWKVPQAFARERLAIRPLVRDGHYGIFFASWQVASIDLTNGQPVSDVSEQVSAMSPD
- a CDS encoding vWA domain-containing protein, with the protein product MFLQFFTSLRDAQVPVTLREYLTLMEALDADLSDYSVENFYYLSRTSLVKDERNLDKFDRVFGTVFKGLESLLDAMEKAEIPEEWLKKLAEKYLSEEEKKQIEAMGWDKLMETLKKRLEEQKGRHQGGSKWIGTAGTSPFGAHGYNPEGVRIGQEKNRNNRAVKVWDKREFKDLDGNVELGIRNIKVALRRLRKFARTGAPDELDLDTTIRETANHGYLDVHMRPERRNAVKLLVFFDIGGSMDSHIEQVEELFSAAKSEFKHMEYFYFHNCLYEGVWKQNKRRFTDRTPTWDVLHKYPHDYKVVFVGDASMSPYEIMVPGGSVEHVNEEPGSVWLDRIIRTYPHTVWLNPVQQKHWDYSESTTIIKRIFANRMYPITIEGLEGAMKELTH
- a CDS encoding GlsB/YeaQ/YmgE family stress response membrane protein, with protein sequence MGILAALIIGAIAGWLAGKIVHGAGFGLIGNMVVGIIGALVASWVLPQLHIALATGTIGAIVDATIGAVIVLVILSLIKRV